A window of the Brumimicrobium sp. genome harbors these coding sequences:
- the rfbB gene encoding dTDP-glucose 4,6-dehydratase — translation MAKRNILLTGGAGFIGSHVVRRFVKNYPDYHIVNFDKLTYAGNLENLRDIESSGNYSFVKGDICNAEDLKTTFNKYHITDVIHLAAESHVDRSISGPMDFVVTNVVGTVNLMNVCREFWKDLDNHIFYHISTDEVYGSLGERGLFTETTAYDPRSPYSSSKASSDHFVRAYHHTYGLNIRISNCSNNYGSHQFPEKLIPLMINNAVKGKDLPIYGDGLNIRDWLWVEDHASAIDVIFHKGKVGETYNIGGLNEWKNIDLVHQLTQIIDKKLGRTPGTTAQQIIFIKDRAGHDRRYAIDASKLERELGWKPSITFEIGLEKTVEWYLNHTEWIENIVSGSYQEYYSKQYNV, via the coding sequence ATGGCAAAACGAAATATCTTACTTACAGGTGGGGCAGGATTCATAGGGTCACATGTGGTACGCAGGTTTGTTAAGAATTATCCGGATTATCATATTGTTAATTTTGATAAACTCACCTACGCAGGAAATCTTGAAAATTTACGTGATATTGAATCAAGTGGTAATTATTCATTTGTAAAGGGGGATATTTGTAATGCTGAGGACCTAAAAACTACTTTTAATAAATACCATATTACAGATGTGATTCATTTAGCGGCAGAGTCGCATGTTGATCGTTCTATCTCTGGTCCAATGGATTTTGTAGTTACAAATGTTGTGGGAACTGTAAACTTGATGAACGTCTGTCGTGAATTTTGGAAAGATTTAGATAATCATATATTTTATCATATTTCTACCGATGAGGTATATGGAAGTCTAGGTGAAAGAGGCCTTTTTACAGAAACAACGGCGTATGATCCACGTAGTCCCTATTCGTCATCAAAAGCAAGCTCAGATCATTTTGTGAGAGCCTATCATCATACGTATGGATTGAATATCCGAATTTCTAATTGCTCAAATAATTATGGAAGCCATCAATTCCCTGAGAAATTAATTCCATTGATGATAAATAATGCCGTAAAAGGGAAGGATTTACCTATCTATGGAGATGGATTGAATATCAGGGATTGGTTGTGGGTTGAAGATCATGCTAGTGCTATTGATGTTATTTTCCATAAAGGTAAAGTTGGAGAAACATATAATATTGGAGGTTTAAATGAGTGGAAAAATATTGATTTAGTACATCAATTAACTCAAATTATTGATAAGAAATTAGGAAGAACTCCAGGGACAACTGCTCAACAAATTATCTTTATTAAAGATAGGGCTGGACATGATAGAAGATATGCGATTGATGCTTCTAAATTAGAACGTGAATTAGGTTGGAAACCATCTATAACTTTTGAGATTGGCTTAGAAAAAACGGTAGAGTGGTATCTTAATCATACGGAATGGATAGAAAATATCGTATCGGGATCCTATCAAGAATATTATAGCAAACAGTACAACGTATAA
- the odhB gene encoding 2-oxoglutarate dehydrogenase complex dihydrolipoyllysine-residue succinyltransferase, which produces MSVLEMKVPSPGESISEVEIAQWLVSDGDYVEKDQAIAEVDSDKATLELPAEESGIITLKAAEGDTVKIGAVVCLIDTSAKAPEKKETPKEVKKEEPVADKKEEKVADKAPDARIEPVNVTPAKDSYASGSASPAAAKMMRENNISKVTGSGKDGRVTKQDVINAMSNGFDTSAANGWGGTRNKDEQKMSMLRRKVAERLVSVKNETAMLTTFNEVDMKPIMDLREKYKKTFAEHHEVNLGFMSFFTKAVTEALHLFPAVNAQIDGQNMIMHDYADVGIAVSSPKGLMVPVVRNAEVMSLAEIEKEIKRLAIKARDGKITPDEMTGGTFTITNGGVFGSMMSTPIINPPQSAILGMHNIVERPVAINGQVVIRPMMYLALSYDHRIIDGKESVSFLVKVKEMLENPERMLFGGRDPYEILLGL; this is translated from the coding sequence TTCCGATAAAGCAACACTCGAATTACCTGCAGAAGAATCAGGAATTATCACCTTGAAAGCTGCTGAAGGGGATACCGTGAAAATTGGCGCTGTCGTTTGTTTAATTGACACTTCTGCAAAAGCTCCAGAGAAAAAAGAAACTCCTAAAGAAGTGAAAAAGGAAGAACCTGTAGCTGATAAAAAAGAAGAAAAAGTTGCAGATAAAGCTCCAGACGCACGTATTGAACCAGTAAATGTAACACCAGCAAAAGATTCTTATGCTTCTGGATCAGCCTCTCCTGCAGCAGCCAAAATGATGCGTGAAAATAACATCTCTAAAGTTACAGGAAGCGGAAAAGATGGACGTGTCACAAAACAAGATGTAATTAATGCTATGTCTAATGGTTTTGATACATCTGCTGCAAATGGTTGGGGAGGCACCCGAAATAAAGATGAGCAAAAAATGTCTATGCTTCGTCGTAAAGTAGCTGAACGTTTAGTTTCTGTAAAAAATGAAACTGCTATGTTAACTACTTTTAATGAAGTAGATATGAAGCCTATTATGGATTTACGTGAAAAGTATAAAAAGACTTTCGCTGAACATCACGAAGTAAATCTTGGATTTATGTCTTTCTTCACAAAGGCAGTAACAGAAGCTTTACATCTATTCCCAGCCGTAAATGCCCAGATCGATGGACAGAATATGATTATGCACGACTATGCTGATGTTGGTATAGCAGTATCTTCTCCCAAAGGATTAATGGTACCTGTTGTGCGAAACGCAGAAGTTATGTCTTTAGCAGAGATTGAAAAAGAAATTAAGCGTTTGGCCATTAAAGCACGAGATGGAAAGATTACTCCAGACGAGATGACTGGTGGAACATTTACAATCACCAATGGCGGAGTATTTGGTTCTATGATGTCAACACCAATTATTAATCCTCCCCAATCTGCAATTTTAGGAATGCACAATATTGTTGAGCGTCCAGTTGCTATTAATGGACAAGTTGTTATACGCCCTATGATGTATTTAGCTCTTTCTTATGACCATAGAATCATTGATGGTAAAGAATCAGTTAGTTTCCTTGTGAAAGTAAAAGAAATGCTTGAAAACCCTGAAAGAATGCTGTTTGGAGGAAGAGATCCTTACGAAATTTTATTAGGCTTATAA
- a CDS encoding M28 family peptidase → MINLIQEIITRFGPRIAGSEAEKNAQIFIQSKCKEFTDDTHFMPFESYLDARFGKLKYFVALFFVSLILFWWTIWGALIVSLVNVVFLLVDFLMYRVILSSFPGKKQTSWNVEASIEPKGDAKSTLIVSGHMDSTREYTWWYRLGYFGKQLTIYAGVLMLLQFVFNLCALWLPFEMMLNIWFVFLCLSPLTIVYWSMQGKNGVPGAHDNLSGITIAYHLFQYFADNSNKGKSTLENTRIRFISFGSEERGLCGAKAYVNEYYDKLVAENAIMVNFDSIRLVDELAVVKKEAAGTAHHPVLVRETKRSFENLQIPCKYTTVPIGGMDSTPFARKGIPTVSMLGITPKDPYYHTRNDSVENIEPKSIENAFEGIKDFIIRWDRGEVNL, encoded by the coding sequence ATGATAAACTTAATACAAGAAATAATTACCCGTTTTGGTCCTCGTATAGCAGGATCGGAAGCTGAAAAGAATGCACAAATATTCATACAGAGCAAGTGTAAGGAATTTACAGATGATACTCATTTTATGCCTTTTGAAAGTTATTTGGATGCTCGTTTTGGAAAACTGAAATATTTTGTTGCTCTATTCTTCGTTTCTCTTATTTTGTTTTGGTGGACAATATGGGGTGCGCTAATTGTTTCGCTAGTAAATGTTGTCTTTCTTTTAGTAGATTTTCTAATGTATCGGGTAATTCTTTCTTCATTTCCCGGTAAAAAACAAACTTCTTGGAATGTTGAGGCATCCATAGAACCTAAGGGAGATGCGAAAAGCACCCTTATTGTCAGTGGGCACATGGATAGCACAAGAGAATATACTTGGTGGTACAGGTTGGGATATTTTGGAAAACAGTTGACAATTTATGCAGGTGTATTGATGCTATTGCAATTTGTTTTTAATTTATGTGCTCTTTGGCTCCCCTTCGAAATGATGCTGAATATTTGGTTTGTGTTTTTGTGTTTGAGCCCCTTGACGATTGTATATTGGTCAATGCAAGGCAAAAACGGTGTACCTGGTGCACACGATAATCTATCAGGAATAACTATTGCCTATCATCTTTTTCAATATTTTGCCGATAATAGCAACAAAGGAAAATCTACATTAGAAAATACACGCATCCGCTTTATCAGCTTCGGAAGTGAAGAAAGGGGATTGTGTGGTGCAAAGGCTTATGTAAATGAATACTACGATAAATTGGTAGCAGAAAATGCAATTATGGTTAATTTTGATAGTATTCGCCTAGTTGATGAGTTGGCTGTTGTAAAAAAAGAAGCAGCGGGTACAGCGCATCACCCTGTGCTAGTTAGGGAAACCAAGCGGAGTTTTGAAAACCTCCAAATCCCTTGTAAATATACAACTGTACCAATTGGAGGGATGGATTCTACACCCTTTGCTAGAAAAGGCATTCCAACAGTGTCTATGCTCGGAATTACACCAAAAGATCCTTATTATCACACAAGAAATGATAGTGTAGAGAATATAGAACCTAAATCTATAGAAAATGCCTTTGAGGGTATTAAAGATTTTATTATTCGCTGGGATAGAGGGGAAGTGAATTTATAG
- a CDS encoding DUF4836 family protein, with translation MKRSRIKLFSLLFVVCFIVVACGPKIGKAELKESVLSYLSSTDDLLYYGYIDYLHIKNQSELQDIPGVGAFIQNKLTAIESAIDVSKPIYFAISDVQNEVDIPNNSTFFFAVKDKDALAHVLEDLGLMRNEKSNLFLYGNNGLSIGFTDDIGVIAYDESGSNLEGEIIQTFATIEKGASKKEFEEVLSKKADLIVASPIINVFQYLTHSDLPFATTKYSDFLEKIKITQGVTTVQFNDGEISIQSELVFMNGDVQKHLDQIFSKKNASIINYLGPNTPSSAFTCSVDVVAIENFIESHLMEKEQLKSGLQMFYRSYGDKGALIESIAKGKLTTIWDGVFGMSMNLSPELSKENGEESLTRYYVGLGTEKQNIHDLIGSLAKGNKLQNYGDNFYGMGEESILKVEENFLLIQDKIGGQKTFEVGKMDVNQLSEFGAQPISFYFKPTEDGKEFNYLGYPAFNVLTPIVDIVTLNMNSRKMEIKIQFKNKKENSLKQLKDKLERGIVNMSSYEF, from the coding sequence ATGAAAAGATCTCGTATAAAATTATTTTCTCTCCTTTTTGTAGTTTGTTTTATCGTTGTAGCTTGTGGTCCGAAAATAGGTAAAGCTGAACTAAAAGAGAGTGTGCTTTCATATCTGAGTTCTACAGATGATTTATTGTATTATGGATATATAGACTATTTGCATATCAAGAATCAATCTGAATTACAGGATATTCCAGGAGTTGGTGCTTTTATTCAAAATAAGTTAACAGCCATTGAGTCTGCAATAGATGTTAGTAAACCCATTTATTTTGCCATATCAGATGTGCAAAATGAAGTAGATATCCCAAATAACAGTACGTTCTTTTTTGCCGTGAAAGATAAAGATGCTTTGGCGCATGTATTAGAAGATTTAGGGTTAATGCGTAATGAAAAATCAAATCTATTTTTATATGGAAATAATGGATTAAGTATCGGATTTACAGATGATATAGGAGTAATAGCATACGACGAGTCGGGGTCAAACTTAGAAGGAGAAATTATACAAACTTTTGCAACTATTGAAAAAGGAGCTTCTAAGAAAGAATTTGAGGAAGTACTTAGTAAGAAAGCAGATCTTATAGTTGCAAGCCCTATTATCAATGTATTTCAATATCTAACTCATTCCGATTTGCCATTTGCCACAACAAAGTACAGTGATTTTCTTGAAAAAATCAAAATTACACAAGGTGTGACTACTGTTCAATTTAATGATGGGGAAATAAGCATTCAATCTGAATTAGTTTTTATGAATGGGGATGTGCAAAAACATTTGGATCAAATCTTTTCTAAGAAAAATGCTAGTATCATCAATTATTTGGGACCTAACACCCCAAGTAGTGCATTCACATGTTCTGTTGATGTTGTGGCGATTGAAAATTTCATAGAATCACATTTAATGGAAAAAGAACAACTGAAGTCAGGCTTACAAATGTTCTATAGATCGTATGGAGATAAAGGAGCTTTAATAGAATCCATAGCTAAGGGTAAACTTACAACGATTTGGGACGGTGTTTTTGGAATGTCAATGAATTTATCTCCTGAATTATCTAAAGAAAATGGAGAAGAATCCTTAACAAGATATTACGTTGGTTTGGGAACAGAAAAACAAAATATTCATGACTTAATTGGCTCATTGGCAAAAGGTAATAAATTGCAGAATTATGGAGACAATTTTTATGGAATGGGAGAGGAGAGTATCTTAAAAGTAGAAGAGAATTTCTTATTAATTCAAGATAAAATAGGGGGGCAAAAGACTTTTGAAGTTGGTAAGATGGATGTGAATCAACTTTCAGAATTTGGGGCACAACCAATTTCCTTTTATTTTAAACCTACTGAAGATGGAAAAGAATTTAATTATCTAGGATATCCCGCATTTAATGTGCTTACACCTATTGTTGATATTGTTACCCTGAATATGAATAGTAGAAAGATGGAAATAAAGATTCAGTTTAAAAATAAAAAGGAGAATTCACTCAAACAACTTAAAGATAAATTGGAAAGAGGTATAGTAAATATGTCTTCCTATGAATTTTAA
- a CDS encoding NAD-dependent epimerase/dehydratase family protein, whose amino-acid sequence MKIAITGASGHIGSVLCRELIQEGYEVVALVRNSNLSLEGLPIQFCNGNVLDKNSLKCLMEGCDAIFHVAGVIGLGYRFHQRVYDINVTGTQNVLQVAKELGIQKVVHFSSIHVFKQFPYNIPLDETRKYIEEKAIFYDKTKRDGHELAIQASKDGQDVVIVCPTGVIGPFDFQPSKLGKATIDIYRGKFPAMIKGGFDFVDVRDVARGAIQAMKYGKSGEAYILGGRFYPLKEFAELVYKVKGKTKRFIELPVAFAIIGLPFIQLYALLTRTKPIYDKVYLDILVDGNQHISTEKAEKELGYTKTSMEQTLTDTFEWFKSRGMI is encoded by the coding sequence ATGAAAATAGCAATTACAGGAGCATCAGGGCATATTGGTTCAGTACTTTGTAGAGAATTAATACAAGAGGGGTATGAAGTTGTTGCTTTAGTAAGAAATTCTAATCTTAGTTTGGAAGGTTTACCCATTCAATTTTGTAACGGAAACGTACTAGACAAAAACTCTCTCAAATGTTTAATGGAGGGATGTGATGCTATATTTCATGTGGCTGGTGTAATTGGGTTGGGATATCGTTTCCATCAAAGAGTTTATGACATCAATGTAACTGGAACACAGAATGTTTTACAAGTTGCCAAAGAATTGGGTATTCAGAAAGTTGTGCATTTTAGCTCCATTCATGTATTCAAACAGTTTCCATACAATATTCCTTTAGATGAAACCCGAAAATATATTGAAGAAAAAGCCATCTTTTATGATAAAACCAAACGGGACGGACATGAATTAGCTATTCAGGCATCAAAAGATGGACAAGATGTGGTGATAGTATGCCCTACAGGCGTAATCGGTCCCTTTGATTTCCAACCTTCAAAACTAGGAAAAGCAACAATTGATATCTATAGAGGTAAGTTCCCTGCCATGATTAAAGGTGGTTTTGATTTCGTCGATGTTCGTGATGTTGCAAGAGGCGCCATACAAGCCATGAAATATGGAAAATCAGGCGAAGCTTATATTTTAGGTGGACGTTTTTATCCATTAAAAGAGTTTGCAGAACTAGTATATAAAGTCAAAGGAAAAACGAAACGATTTATTGAACTGCCAGTAGCATTTGCTATTATAGGTTTACCTTTTATACAATTATATGCGTTATTAACACGTACAAAACCAATTTACGATAAAGTTTATTTGGATATATTAGTTGATGGAAACCAACATATATCCACGGAGAAAGCAGAAAAAGAACTAGGCTATACAAAAACAAGTATGGAGCAAACCTTAACAGATACTTTCGAGTGGTTTAAAAGTAGAGGGATGATCTGA
- a CDS encoding Gfo/Idh/MocA family oxidoreductase yields MGDKIRFVVIGSGRIGKRHAMMIQQHPDAELVAMVDILPKENLEIDEFKVPYFNSVENFIDSNIDFDIANICTPNGLHAVQSIQFLEQNKHVLCEKPMGLSKDSCEKVIFKSLQMSKHVFCVMQNRYSPPSVWIKSVITQKLLGEIFLVQLNCYWNRDNRYYTKGGWKGTQAMDGGTLFTQFSHFIDIMYWLFGDIKNIQGKFANFIHQDSIEFEDSGFVSFDFVQGGMGSINYSTAVATQNFESSITIIGEKGSVKIGGQYMNEVEFCNIENYKMPELAPTNPGNDYGGFKGSAANHQYVIQNVIETLRGQNTATTNALEGMKVVEIIERIYAVRDKQGY; encoded by the coding sequence ATGGGAGATAAAATCAGATTTGTAGTGATTGGATCAGGGCGTATTGGTAAACGTCATGCAATGATGATACAACAACATCCAGATGCTGAATTAGTAGCTATGGTTGATATTCTTCCAAAAGAAAATCTAGAAATTGATGAATTTAAGGTTCCTTATTTTAATTCCGTAGAAAATTTTATTGATTCTAATATTGATTTTGATATTGCGAATATTTGTACACCCAATGGATTGCATGCTGTTCAAAGTATTCAGTTTTTAGAACAAAATAAACATGTATTGTGTGAAAAGCCAATGGGCTTATCTAAAGACAGTTGTGAGAAAGTGATTTTTAAATCACTTCAGATGTCTAAACATGTGTTTTGTGTGATGCAAAATCGCTATTCTCCTCCTTCCGTATGGATTAAATCGGTAATTACCCAAAAGTTATTGGGAGAGATATTTCTAGTTCAACTAAACTGTTATTGGAATAGAGATAATAGATATTATACTAAAGGAGGGTGGAAAGGAACTCAGGCTATGGATGGTGGAACTTTGTTTACTCAATTTTCACATTTCATTGATATTATGTATTGGCTATTCGGAGATATTAAAAATATCCAAGGAAAATTTGCTAATTTCATTCATCAAGACTCCATCGAATTTGAAGACTCAGGTTTTGTTAGTTTTGATTTTGTTCAAGGCGGTATGGGAAGTATCAACTATTCTACGGCAGTTGCTACCCAAAACTTCGAATCTTCAATTACCATTATTGGAGAAAAGGGTTCTGTAAAAATTGGTGGTCAGTATATGAATGAAGTTGAATTTTGTAATATTGAGAATTATAAAATGCCTGAATTAGCACCTACTAATCCAGGAAATGATTATGGAGGATTTAAAGGTTCGGCGGCTAATCATCAATATGTAATTCAAAATGTAATTGAGACTTTACGCGGTCAGAATACAGCAACTACAAATGCTTTGGAAGGGATGAAAGTGGTTGAAATTATTGAAAGAATATACGCAGTACGCGATAAACAAGGATATTAA
- a CDS encoding SDR family oxidoreductase — MKKRVLITGAAGFLGSHLCDRFIKEGFQVIGMDNLITGRLENIEHLFPLEDFTFYHQDVSNFIHVPGKLDYILHFASPASPIDYLKIPIQTLKVGSLGIHNCLGLARAKNSRVLIASTSEIYGDPTVHPQKENYWGNVNPVGPRGVYDEAKRFQEAMTMAYHTYHGLETRIVRIFNTYGPRMRLNDGRVLPAFIGQALRGEDLTIFGDGSQTRSFCYVDDLIEGIFRLLFSDYTEPVNIGNPDEITIREFAEEIIQLTGTNQKIIYKDLPVDDPKQRQPDITKAKEILGWEPKVSRAEGLKITYEYFKTLSSEELFKKEHNNFDKYVK, encoded by the coding sequence ATGAAAAAGAGAGTTCTAATAACAGGTGCTGCTGGTTTTCTAGGTTCTCATCTCTGTGATCGCTTTATCAAAGAAGGGTTTCAGGTAATAGGGATGGATAATTTAATCACAGGACGTTTGGAAAATATAGAACATCTCTTTCCATTGGAAGATTTCACCTTTTATCATCAGGACGTTTCAAATTTCATTCATGTTCCTGGGAAATTGGATTATATTCTCCATTTTGCTTCTCCTGCAAGCCCAATTGATTATTTAAAGATTCCAATACAAACCTTGAAAGTAGGCTCTTTAGGAATTCATAATTGCTTGGGATTAGCCAGGGCTAAAAACTCACGTGTACTTATTGCCTCTACTTCCGAAATCTATGGAGACCCAACTGTACATCCACAAAAAGAAAATTATTGGGGAAATGTAAATCCAGTCGGACCAAGAGGTGTGTATGATGAAGCAAAGCGTTTTCAGGAAGCTATGACCATGGCATATCATACCTATCATGGATTGGAAACGCGTATTGTTCGTATTTTTAATACCTATGGACCTCGCATGCGTTTAAATGATGGTAGAGTACTCCCTGCCTTTATAGGACAAGCATTGAGAGGTGAAGATTTGACAATTTTTGGAGATGGAAGTCAAACTCGCTCCTTTTGTTATGTAGATGATTTAATAGAAGGAATTTTTAGACTGTTATTTTCTGACTATACAGAACCTGTTAATATAGGTAACCCTGATGAAATTACGATTCGCGAGTTTGCTGAGGAAATTATTCAGTTGACTGGAACGAATCAGAAGATTATTTATAAAGATTTACCTGTAGATGACCCGAAACAAAGACAGCCTGATATAACTAAAGCAAAAGAAATTTTGGGATGGGAACCAAAAGTTTCTCGTGCAGAAGGGTTAAAGATAACTTACGAATATTTTAAAACGCTTTCTTCTGAAGAACTCTTCAAGAAAGAACATAATAATTTCGATAAATACGTAAAATAA
- a CDS encoding N-acetyltransferase: MSYFSHETAIIDEGCQIGEGTKIWHFSHIMPNCIIGDKCNIGQNVVVSPDVVLGSNVKVQNNVSIYTGVICEDDVFLGPSMVFTNVINPRSAIIRRDEYKKTLVKKGASIGANATIVCGNTIGEYALIGAGAVVTKDVPAYALLVGNPAKQIGWVSEYGHKLYFDENGEAICPESQEKYKLKDRIVIKIENNGR; encoded by the coding sequence ATGAGTTACTTTTCTCATGAAACAGCAATCATCGACGAAGGATGTCAGATTGGAGAGGGAACAAAAATCTGGCATTTCTCACATATTATGCCTAATTGTATTATTGGCGATAAATGTAATATTGGACAGAATGTGGTGGTTTCCCCAGATGTAGTGTTAGGAAGTAATGTTAAAGTTCAAAATAATGTTTCCATATACACGGGAGTGATTTGTGAGGATGATGTGTTTTTGGGACCATCTATGGTTTTTACCAATGTGATTAATCCTAGAAGTGCTATTATTCGAAGAGATGAATATAAAAAGACATTAGTTAAGAAAGGAGCTTCTATTGGTGCGAATGCAACGATAGTTTGTGGCAATACAATAGGTGAATATGCGTTAATAGGAGCGGGTGCTGTAGTTACAAAAGATGTTCCAGCTTATGCCTTGTTGGTAGGAAATCCTGCTAAACAAATAGGATGGGTTAGTGAATATGGTCATAAACTTTATTTTGACGAAAACGGAGAAGCTATATGTCCAGAAAGTCAAGAGAAATACAAATTAAAGGATAGGATTGTAATTAAAATAGAAAATAATGGGAGATAA
- a CDS encoding histidinol phosphatase, with protein MFSLFRKHIDSFNLASVAVDMHSHLIPGIDDGAKDMDNTMELLRKFSELGYQKVITTPHIYWDYYKNTSEIILEGLQKVRERVEQEQLPIQVEAAAEYFFDAHFLDLIDNDEILTFGDKYVLFELPFLVEPYNVDQLIFLLLGKGYKPIMAHFERYLYYHSKTLAMAEDFRRRGVAIQLNLLSLTGHYGESVRHQAELMIEKNLVDFVGTDCHRIEHLEIIKRNLKKKNFSKLSELNLKNNQLL; from the coding sequence ATGTTTAGCCTCTTTAGAAAACATATTGATTCATTTAACCTAGCCTCAGTAGCAGTGGATATGCATAGTCATCTCATTCCTGGGATAGACGATGGAGCTAAGGATATGGATAATACAATGGAGTTACTCCGAAAATTTTCAGAGTTAGGCTATCAGAAAGTAATTACAACTCCTCATATTTATTGGGATTATTATAAGAACACATCTGAAATTATTTTGGAAGGTCTCCAAAAAGTGAGAGAACGTGTGGAACAAGAACAATTACCTATTCAGGTAGAAGCAGCAGCCGAATACTTTTTTGACGCTCATTTTTTAGACTTAATTGATAATGATGAGATACTAACTTTTGGTGATAAGTATGTATTGTTTGAATTACCCTTCTTAGTAGAACCTTATAATGTAGATCAGTTGATATTTCTGTTATTAGGAAAAGGATATAAACCTATTATGGCTCATTTTGAAAGATATTTATATTATCATTCGAAAACTTTGGCGATGGCAGAAGATTTTAGACGGAGAGGGGTGGCTATTCAGTTGAATCTATTATCATTAACAGGGCATTATGGAGAATCAGTTAGACATCAGGCTGAGTTGATGATAGAAAAAAATCTGGTTGATTTTGTTGGAACTGACTGTCATCGTATAGAACATCTTGAGATTATAAAAAGAAATCTGAAAAAAAAGAATTTTTCAAAATTATCTGAATTGAATTTAAAGAATAATCAATTGTTGTAA
- a CDS encoding DegT/DnrJ/EryC1/StrS family aminotransferase — translation MKDIKMVDLVGQYEKIKPQVQSAVNNILDNAQFINGPDVTAFKNELATYLDVKHVIPCANGTDALQIALMSLGLKSEDEVILPSFTFIATAEVIGLLGLKPVFVDCERDSFNISIKAIEAAITAKTKVIVPVHLYGQACDMEAILKVAKKYDLKVIEDNAQAIGSDYTFSNGKTVKAGTIGNIGCTSFFPSKNLGGYGDGGAIFTNDDKLADKIQMIANHGQSKRYYHDLVGCNSRLDTIQAAILRIKLKELDNYIDARRKAADYYDTHLSQIKGITVPYRSEFSKHVFHQYTLQLADEINRDELVDFLGKKGIPAMIYYPVPAHQQKMFAFIGSSYGSMVNTDWLTSRVVSLPMHTELDEEQLKFICKSIKEFVEK, via the coding sequence ATGAAAGATATCAAGATGGTTGACCTAGTTGGTCAATACGAAAAGATTAAACCACAAGTACAAAGTGCAGTTAATAATATTTTGGATAATGCTCAGTTTATAAATGGGCCAGATGTAACGGCCTTTAAAAATGAACTAGCTACTTATTTGGATGTAAAACATGTAATCCCATGTGCTAATGGTACGGATGCTTTGCAAATTGCATTGATGTCTTTAGGATTAAAATCAGAAGATGAAGTCATACTCCCTTCCTTTACTTTTATCGCTACAGCTGAAGTAATTGGTTTATTAGGGTTGAAACCAGTATTTGTAGATTGTGAACGGGATTCTTTCAATATTTCTATAAAAGCAATTGAAGCCGCAATTACTGCTAAAACCAAGGTGATTGTTCCAGTTCATCTGTATGGACAAGCCTGTGATATGGAAGCTATCTTAAAAGTGGCTAAAAAATATGATTTAAAAGTGATCGAAGATAATGCCCAAGCGATTGGTTCTGATTATACATTCTCTAATGGAAAAACTGTAAAGGCAGGAACAATTGGTAACATCGGTTGTACAAGTTTCTTCCCTTCTAAAAATCTAGGAGGATATGGAGATGGAGGAGCTATATTTACCAACGATGATAAATTGGCAGATAAGATTCAAATGATTGCTAATCATGGTCAAAGCAAACGCTACTACCATGATTTAGTAGGATGTAACTCTCGTTTGGATACGATTCAAGCTGCTATCTTACGGATTAAATTAAAAGAATTAGATAACTATATTGATGCACGTAGGAAAGCTGCAGATTATTACGATACACATTTAAGTCAAATTAAAGGAATAACTGTTCCTTATAGATCTGAATTTTCCAAACATGTATTTCATCAATATACCTTACAACTAGCTGATGAAATCAATCGTGATGAGTTGGTTGATTTCCTTGGTAAAAAGGGAATTCCAGCAATGATTTACTATCCTGTTCCTGCACATCAACAAAAAATGTTTGCCTTCATTGGTTCTTCATATGGAAGCATGGTAAATACAGATTGGTTAACTTCTCGAGTAGTTTCTTTACCTATGCACACAGAATTAGATGAAGAGCAATTGAAATTTATCTGTAAATCAATTAAAGAATTTGTAGAGAAATAG